The genomic region AGGACGGTCTCGATAGAGGGCTTCGAGTTGACTTTGGTATTTCGAGAGGCGGAAGAAATAGTTTTCTTCGTCGCGCCATTCAGCTTCTCGATTGGAGTGGATCGGGCAGCGATGACCTTCGAGGAGGTCGCGTTCTTCTTTGAATTCTTCACAAGAAACACAGTACCACCCTTGTTGCCGTCCGAGATAGATGTCTCCGTTATCCCAGACGCGCTGAAAAAAGGCATTGACGACGTGTTCGTGACGTGGGTCTGTAGTCCGAATAAAGCGATCGTAGTGAATGTTGAGTTTGTGCCACAATTCCTCGAATCCTGCCGCGACGCGATCGCAGTGTTCTTGCGGCGTACTTCCCGCCGCTTCGGCAGTTCGCTGAATTTTTTGTCCGTGTTCGTCGGTTCCGGTAATGGTCAATACCGATTTACCCCGCAATCGCTCGAAACGACCGAGAACATCGACAGCCATTGTCGTGTAAGCACTGCCAATGTGTGGGAGGTCGTTGACGTAGTAAAGCGGTGTGGCGATCGAAAACCTATTGTTATTGTGTTCGGACTCGATATAGCTCATGGATAAAGTCAAAAATGACCCCCATTTTCTGATGAACGACATACATGAGGGACTTCAGGTTTCTATTTTAGTAGGTATGTCGCCACGGTAACGATTAAAGTTGAATGAGCGATCGCGCGATTGCCCAAAACTTTAAATTTCTCGATAAATTTTTATATCTTTCATCGGGACGATCGTTAAATTATCTGACAAAAATCTTAATATTTATCCCGATTTCAAGACGGACTTGTGTCGAGTTTAGCCTCCTGCAAACTGACCGATCGCCTTTCCCCTACCCTAATAACGATCGGATTTTTTCAGCTAGAACGCCTTGCCAATATTATATCGATCTGTGGGATTACTCGCCCCCAGAACGATGGGCTTGACTGAGTCAATTCGAGGAAAAAATCGGACTCTCGCACGGAGCCCATCTCGATCTCCTCTCTCCGTTCCGCTTAAAATTGCTGGCAAGCTTGAATAAGCCAACTATCGATTTATCATATTTTTCAACAACTGTAAAGTAATATTACACTCTACCTTGAGACCACACAAAACTCATCAGGCAGTTACGCTCTATAGTTGCGATGTCATTCGATCGCCGATTACCAATTTCTCGGGGGTTTCTCTGGGGGGTTGGAACCAAGATTTTCGTTTACAACGAGGATCGCATTCCACCTTCGGGAGCCGCCGTGTTCGTCAGCAATCACCGCAGTTTCATGGACGCTCCCCTATTGATGGCGGCAAGCGGACGACCAATTAACTTTGTCTGTCATCACTACATGACCCGAGTGCCCGGATTGCGGGAATTCGTCGATGCTTTCGGCTGTTTGCCCCTGGAACCGAACGATCGCCCGCAACACCGCTTTTTCCGCAAAGCCCTGCGTTGCTTGCAACAGCAGCAGGCGATCGGTATTTTCCCCGAAGGCGCATCGAGCATGGTGCAGATGAGCGCTGCGAACGAGCTGGCCCCCTTTAATCCCGGATTCGCCCATTTGGCCTTGAGCGCGCCCGTGGATGAGTTAGCGCTGATCCCCGTGGCGATCGCCTCTGTGGAAGAAACCGTTTACA from Oxynema aestuarii AP17 harbors:
- a CDS encoding lysophospholipid acyltransferase family protein yields the protein MSFDRRLPISRGFLWGVGTKIFVYNEDRIPPSGAAVFVSNHRSFMDAPLLMAASGRPINFVCHHYMTRVPGLREFVDAFGCLPLEPNDRPQHRFFRKALRCLQQQQAIGIFPEGASSMVQMSAANELAPFNPGFAHLALSAPVDELALIPVAIASVEETVYSPLPVRMLSWFDPSEPYFQQDGWHPIVIYRRVNLLFGRPRWISRSRRQGDRPSFDKTAIEQLNADCYGEIDRLLRRGCY